A genomic segment from Stenotrophomonas maltophilia encodes:
- a CDS encoding ABC transporter transmembrane domain-containing protein has product MTEKDDAPASTPPLRRLGSLRTLWPFVRRHSGLFTAWLLALAVSSAATLSLPPAVKQMIDHGFTSGGQINRAFALLMLVAVVLALATAARFFFVSLLGEKVVADLRSRLYAHLIQLGAGFHDRSRSGELVSRLTADSELLRSVVGSTMSVALRSSVTVVGSLAMLFVTSPRLAAWSLLGIPLAVLPIIIGARKLRTVARSSQDRIADANSLASETLGAVRTVQAHAREPYERGRFDKALGDAIGAARRRIGAQSLVTASAILLVFGAIVGVLWLGAHDVIDGRLSAGTLGQFVLYALIGGGSVGALAEVWNELQRAAGGMGRIGELLQEDIEIRAPAQPHALPQPLRGEIQFDDVVFHYPQRPDQAALDHFNLHVRPGETVALVGPSGAGKSTVLSMLLRFHDPASGRICVDGIDVRQVDPAELRAQLALVPQQPTLFAASARDNIRYGRLQASDAEVENAARAAEADGFLRALPQGYDSELGERGARLSGGQQQRVAIARALLKDAPILLLDEATSALDAQSEHGVQQALERLMAGRTTLVIAHRLATVLKADRIVVMDQGRIVAEGTHAQLLAEGGLYAELARLQFID; this is encoded by the coding sequence ATGACTGAGAAGGACGACGCCCCCGCCTCGACCCCGCCGCTGCGCCGCCTCGGCAGCCTGCGGACGTTGTGGCCGTTCGTGCGCCGCCATAGCGGGCTGTTCACGGCCTGGCTGCTGGCCCTCGCGGTGTCTTCGGCCGCCACGCTGAGCCTGCCTCCGGCGGTGAAGCAGATGATCGACCATGGCTTCACCAGCGGTGGCCAGATCAACCGAGCCTTCGCCCTGCTGATGCTGGTGGCGGTGGTGCTGGCCCTGGCGACGGCCGCACGGTTCTTCTTCGTATCGCTGCTGGGCGAAAAGGTCGTCGCCGACCTGCGCAGCCGCCTGTATGCACACCTGATCCAGCTCGGTGCCGGATTCCACGACCGCAGCCGCAGCGGCGAACTGGTCTCGCGCCTGACCGCCGACAGCGAACTGCTGCGCAGCGTGGTCGGCTCGACCATGTCGGTCGCCCTGCGCAGCAGCGTCACCGTGGTCGGCAGCCTGGCGATGCTGTTCGTCACCAGCCCGCGGCTGGCCGCGTGGTCGCTGCTCGGCATTCCGCTGGCGGTGCTGCCGATCATCATCGGCGCACGCAAGCTGCGCACCGTTGCGCGCAGCAGCCAGGACCGCATCGCCGATGCCAACAGCCTGGCCAGCGAGACGCTGGGCGCAGTGCGCACGGTGCAGGCGCATGCACGCGAGCCCTATGAGCGCGGCCGTTTCGACAAGGCGCTGGGCGACGCCATCGGCGCCGCACGCCGGCGCATCGGTGCGCAATCACTGGTCACCGCCAGCGCCATCCTGCTGGTGTTTGGCGCCATCGTTGGCGTGCTGTGGCTGGGCGCCCACGATGTCATCGACGGACGTCTCAGTGCCGGCACGCTGGGCCAGTTCGTGTTGTACGCGCTGATCGGCGGCGGCTCGGTGGGTGCCCTGGCCGAAGTGTGGAACGAGCTGCAGCGTGCGGCCGGAGGCATGGGCCGCATCGGCGAGCTGCTGCAGGAAGACATCGAGATCCGTGCGCCGGCGCAGCCACACGCACTGCCGCAGCCGCTACGCGGCGAAATCCAGTTCGACGACGTGGTGTTCCACTATCCGCAGCGCCCTGACCAGGCCGCGCTGGATCACTTCAACCTGCATGTCCGCCCGGGTGAGACCGTGGCCCTGGTCGGCCCGTCGGGCGCAGGCAAGAGCACGGTACTGTCGATGCTGCTGCGCTTCCACGATCCGGCCAGCGGCCGCATCTGCGTGGATGGCATCGACGTGCGCCAGGTCGACCCGGCCGAACTGCGCGCGCAGCTGGCGCTGGTGCCGCAGCAGCCGACGCTGTTCGCGGCCAGTGCACGCGACAACATCCGCTACGGCCGGCTGCAGGCCAGCGACGCCGAGGTCGAGAACGCGGCGCGCGCGGCCGAGGCCGATGGTTTCCTGCGTGCGTTGCCGCAGGGCTACGACAGTGAGCTGGGCGAACGCGGCGCACGCCTGTCCGGCGGCCAGCAACAGCGCGTGGCGATTGCCCGCGCACTGCTGAAGGATGCGCCGATCCTGCTGCTGGACGAAGCAACCAGCGCGCTGGATGCGCAGAGCGAGCATGGCGTGCAGCAGGCGCTTGAGCGGCTGATGGCCGGCCGCACCACGCTGGTCATCGCCCACCGCCTGGCCACCGTGCTCAAGGCCGACCGCATCGTGGTGATGGACCAGGGCCGCATCGTGGCCGAAGGCACGCATGCGCAGCTGCTGGCCGAAGGCGGACTGTACGCTGAACTGGCACGACTGCAGTTCATCGATTGA